The window CACGCCGGCAAGTGTTATCCTATACGCTTTGCTCCTTCCGTTTGTGACGCTTACGGCCGTATGTATGCTGCAAACACTCTTAAACCTTGTGGCCCGTCCGGCCATCAGCTTTCTAATATGCTTTGTCACATATATTGCTGCCGCATATTTCCCCATTGAATGGTTGGTCGGCAACGGAGCGATGGTGATGCGATACCAGCTTTTTGATGCAAATGGATTGAGTTATCGTAAAGAACTGGTGTTTACACTGCTACTGTTGCTCTTATCAATAGGCGCAGGATATTTACTGATACAAAGAAAAGACCTCATATCTCTTGAAAAATAGGACGGTGATACGATGAATATTGTGGTGGATCATGTCACAAAAACCATTCACAGAGCGGTCGTGCTGCAAGACATCAGTTTGAATTTTGAAAGCGGAAAAGTCTACGGATTGCAAGGGGAAAATGGATCGGGTAAAACGATGCTTTTACGTCTGATGTGTGGGTTGATCTATGCGACAGAGGGCAGTGTTTCAGTAAATGATCGTCGCCTGGGGAAGGATCTGGATTTCCCTGAATCTGTGGGCGTGATGATCGAGAGTCCCGCATTTATTGACGAGTATACCGGGCAAAAAAACCTGGAGTTGCTTGCCGGTCTAAAACAGCTGATCTCGGTCTCCGACATCCATAACACCCTGCAAGCGGTTGGCCTGGACCCGAATGATAAACGGACTTTCAAAAAATATTCATTAGGCATGAAACAACGTCTGGGTATTGCTGCGGCCTTGATGGAAAAGCCCGGTCTGCTGATTTTGGATGAACCCACAAATGCACTGGATGAGCAGGGCGTTGCTATGATCGCACAGTTGATCCGTAAAGAATGTCAGCGCAGTGCATTAGTAGTCGTTGCGTGCCATGATGCTGACTTTGTGCAGAGCGTATCGGATGTTGTTATTCAAATGCAAGCGGGAAGGGTAACATCGGTGATAGGCAAATGAAAGACAAAAAGAAATTCTGGCTGATTTTCTCCGTTGCGGCAGTAGTGCTCTTTGTTTGGATGATCCGCTATAAAGCAATTAATCAGGATTATCGTCAACGATGGTCTGCCAATACAGAGAAGACATACTCCGTTGGAGAAATCGTTCCTATTGCGCCGGATTTTGTCGGGTATAATTTGGCGGCTGAAGGCTATATGCTTCGGGTCAACCGTTTTGAAATTGTAGATTATCGTGCCTATACTTCAGCTTTGCAGTATGACGGGACCGATCGAAGTCGGATCCCCGATAAGGTCGCATTGGTCAGCGTTACTGTTTCGCAGCAGAATAGTCCCGCAGAAGGATTCCCTTTAACAGAACTATCATTATACACCACGGATATGCTCATGAATATGGATTGGGATCTCTTGGGTGTGGTCAATCCTATATTGGACGGTGCCACCGGGATTCGGTTACAGGATGGCGCCTCATGTGATATTTTGCTGCCATTTGATCTGTATAGATATCGCTTCACATCCGCTGAATGGAATCGTTTAGAGCAAAGCAATATCTGGCTGCAAGTGACAAATTATCCTACCAGAAAAATCGTTCGAGTGAATATAGGTGAGGAGTAACTGTAGTTCCGGATTTTCGTATTACTAAGTAGATGTTGCCATCCCTTATCTGTGCATTAGTAGAACATACACCATCCCGC is drawn from Vescimonas fastidiosa and contains these coding sequences:
- a CDS encoding ATP-binding cassette domain-containing protein; its protein translation is MNIVVDHVTKTIHRAVVLQDISLNFESGKVYGLQGENGSGKTMLLRLMCGLIYATEGSVSVNDRRLGKDLDFPESVGVMIESPAFIDEYTGQKNLELLAGLKQLISVSDIHNTLQAVGLDPNDKRTFKKYSLGMKQRLGIAAALMEKPGLLILDEPTNALDEQGVAMIAQLIRKECQRSALVVVACHDADFVQSVSDVVIQMQAGRVTSVIGK
- a CDS encoding DUF5028 domain-containing protein; amino-acid sequence: MKDKKKFWLIFSVAAVVLFVWMIRYKAINQDYRQRWSANTEKTYSVGEIVPIAPDFVGYNLAAEGYMLRVNRFEIVDYRAYTSALQYDGTDRSRIPDKVALVSVTVSQQNSPAEGFPLTELSLYTTDMLMNMDWDLLGVVNPILDGATGIRLQDGASCDILLPFDLYRYRFTSAEWNRLEQSNIWLQVTNYPTRKIVRVNIGEE